A stretch of Euzebyales bacterium DNA encodes these proteins:
- a CDS encoding aspartate carbamoyltransferase catalytic subunit, whose protein sequence is MTTSRATVSETTAAAGGGGLRHLLDMAALDADTITTILDTAQAFEQLAARPIKKVPTLRGRTVCNLFFEDSTRTRVSFEIAAKRLSADVLNFSAKGSSVSKGESLKDTALTLQAMGVDAVVVRHWAPGAPWQLTHWLDARVLNAGDGPHQHPTQALLDLFTLRSHFGRLDGLHVAVVGDVLHSRVARSLVQGLRTMGAGVTLVGPPTLLPIRAGGWGVDVTHVLDPVLDKADVVYLLRVQRERMREQFIPSTREYARIWGMDRRRLGRLSDHAVIMHPGPMNRGIELTADVADAPNSLITQQVANGVAVRMSCLYLMLGGDHPTQGTES, encoded by the coding sequence ATGACGACGTCCAGGGCGACGGTGTCCGAGACGACCGCCGCCGCCGGCGGTGGCGGGCTGCGCCACCTGCTGGACATGGCGGCGCTCGATGCCGACACGATCACGACCATCCTCGACACCGCGCAGGCCTTCGAGCAACTGGCGGCGCGACCGATCAAGAAGGTGCCGACCCTGCGGGGCCGGACCGTGTGCAACCTGTTCTTCGAGGACTCGACGCGCACGCGGGTCAGCTTCGAGATCGCAGCGAAGCGGCTGTCGGCCGACGTGCTCAACTTCTCGGCCAAGGGCTCGAGCGTCTCCAAAGGGGAGTCACTGAAGGACACGGCGCTGACGCTGCAGGCGATGGGCGTCGATGCCGTCGTCGTGCGCCACTGGGCACCGGGCGCGCCGTGGCAGCTCACGCACTGGCTGGACGCCCGTGTGCTCAACGCCGGCGACGGGCCGCATCAGCACCCGACCCAGGCGCTGCTCGACCTGTTCACGCTGCGGTCACACTTCGGCCGTCTGGACGGACTGCACGTGGCGGTCGTCGGAGACGTGCTGCACTCGCGCGTTGCGCGCAGCCTGGTCCAGGGGCTGCGGACGATGGGCGCGGGCGTCACGCTGGTCGGTCCACCGACGCTGCTGCCCATCCGTGCGGGCGGGTGGGGCGTCGACGTCACGCACGTTCTCGATCCCGTGCTGGACAAGGCCGACGTCGTGTACCTGTTGCGGGTGCAGCGCGAGCGCATGCGCGAGCAGTTCATCCCGTCGACGCGGGAGTACGCTCGGATCTGGGGCATGGACCGTCGGCGTCTCGGCCGGTTGTCGGACCACGCCGTGATCATGCACCCTGGCCCGATGAACCGCGGCATCGAGCTCACCGCCGACGTCGCCGATGCTCCGAACTCGCTGATCACACAGCAGGTCGCCAACGGCGTGGCGGTGCGCATGAGCTGCCTGTACCTGATGCTCGGCGGCGACCACCCGACCCAAGGCACCGAGTCATGA
- a CDS encoding dihydroorotase, with translation MTARSLFTFTGVRVVDPASGTDRIANVVIEGDRVASVGNESRGLRIDADGMVLAPGLVDLHVHLREPGGEDAETVETGTTAAAAGGFTAVCPMANTDPVADHAGVVEQVLRLAREAGMCDVYPVGAVTRGLAGEELAELGAMAAVGVRCFSDDGHPVASARMMRQALAYARTWDAIVCNHAEEPTLTRGAQMHEGDQSDLLGLTGWPREAEESMVARDLILARGLDARLHVPHVSTAETVALIRAAKADGTRVTAEVTPHHFTLTDEQVSSYDPVYKVNPPLRLKTDVEAVRAGLADGTIDAIATDHAPHPPEHKERDWTAAPCGMLGLETALAVTLTELVRPGVLTLSEAIAALSTGPARSRDITSHGGPIAAGMPANLVVFDPEQRWTVAVGSSHSLSRNTPFAGRQLWGRVHHTLLRGRFTVRDGYPVRRGEADDDEEMDDVS, from the coding sequence GTGACCGCCCGCTCGTTGTTCACCTTCACCGGCGTGCGCGTGGTCGACCCGGCCAGCGGCACCGACCGGATCGCCAACGTGGTGATCGAAGGCGACCGCGTCGCGTCGGTCGGCAACGAGTCCCGCGGCCTGCGGATCGATGCCGACGGCATGGTGCTGGCACCCGGCCTGGTCGACCTGCACGTGCACCTGCGCGAACCCGGCGGCGAGGACGCCGAGACCGTCGAGACCGGCACGACGGCGGCGGCGGCCGGTGGCTTCACCGCCGTGTGCCCGATGGCCAACACGGATCCCGTGGCCGATCACGCCGGTGTGGTCGAGCAGGTGCTGCGCCTGGCTCGCGAGGCGGGGATGTGCGACGTGTACCCGGTCGGCGCCGTCACGCGGGGGCTGGCGGGCGAGGAGCTCGCCGAGCTCGGCGCGATGGCCGCGGTCGGGGTGCGGTGCTTCTCCGACGACGGTCATCCGGTGGCGTCGGCACGCATGATGCGGCAGGCGCTGGCGTACGCGCGGACGTGGGACGCGATCGTGTGCAACCACGCCGAGGAGCCCACGTTGACGCGTGGCGCGCAGATGCACGAGGGCGACCAGTCGGACCTGCTGGGGCTGACCGGTTGGCCACGCGAGGCCGAGGAGTCGATGGTCGCCCGGGACCTCATCCTGGCGCGGGGGCTGGATGCGCGGCTGCACGTCCCGCACGTGTCGACCGCGGAGACGGTGGCGCTGATCCGCGCGGCGAAGGCCGACGGCACCCGGGTGACCGCCGAGGTGACGCCCCACCACTTCACGCTGACCGACGAGCAGGTCTCGTCCTACGACCCGGTCTACAAGGTCAACCCGCCACTGCGGTTGAAGACCGATGTCGAGGCGGTCCGGGCGGGACTGGCGGACGGGACGATCGACGCCATCGCGACCGACCACGCGCCCCACCCACCGGAGCACAAGGAGCGGGACTGGACCGCGGCGCCGTGCGGGATGCTGGGGCTGGAGACGGCGCTGGCGGTCACGCTGACCGAACTGGTGCGACCTGGTGTGCTGACGCTGTCGGAGGCCATCGCTGCGCTGTCGACCGGGCCGGCGCGCAGCCGTGACATCACGAGCCACGGGGGACCGATCGCCGCGGGCATGCCTGCGAACCTGGTCGTGTTCGATCCCGAGCAGCGCTGGACGGTCGCGGTGGGCTCCTCGCACAGCCTGAGCCGCAACACGCCGTTCGCCGGCCGCCAGCTGTGGGGTCGCGTGCACCACACGCTGCTGCGCGGACGCTTCACCGTGCGGGACGGGTATCCCGTGCGGCGAGGCGAAGCAGATGACGACGAAGAGATGGACGACGTGTCGTGA
- the carA gene encoding glutamine-hydrolyzing carbamoyl-phosphate synthase small subunit, protein MIQRPARALLVLEDGEVFVGEAFGAPGTTTGEVVFNTSLTGYQEVLTDPSYHRQLVAMTTPHQGNYGTTGDDAEASSVQVAGFVVRAASRMHSNWRATGGLSDELADAGVVGITEVDTRRLARHIRSAGAMRAGVSSDLDCDELLELVRATPTMTGADLAREVTTGAPYDAGDADAPFRVVAYDFGIKRNILRLLTDAGCAVRVVPATTPANEVLAHEPNGVFCSNGPGDPAAVTYGIAAIADLLAERTPVFGICLGHQLLGHAVGATTYKLPFGHRGTNQPVRNAARRSVEISTHNHGFAVDVDSLDGADRFGRVTASHVNLNDGVNEGLLCRDVPAFSVQYHPEAAPGPHDGRYLFTQFTDLMRRCGRSPVGTGARGHDDAGA, encoded by the coding sequence ATGATCCAACGACCGGCGCGGGCGTTGCTCGTGCTCGAGGACGGCGAGGTGTTCGTCGGGGAGGCGTTCGGCGCCCCCGGGACCACCACCGGTGAGGTCGTGTTCAACACGAGCCTGACCGGCTACCAGGAGGTGCTGACGGATCCCAGCTACCACCGTCAGCTGGTGGCGATGACCACGCCGCACCAGGGCAACTACGGCACCACCGGCGACGATGCCGAGGCCTCGTCGGTCCAGGTCGCCGGCTTCGTCGTGCGGGCGGCCAGCCGGATGCACTCGAACTGGCGTGCCACCGGCGGGCTGAGCGACGAGCTCGCCGACGCGGGCGTCGTCGGCATCACCGAGGTCGACACGCGGCGCCTCGCCCGCCACATCCGTTCGGCGGGGGCCATGCGGGCCGGCGTGAGCTCCGATCTCGACTGCGACGAACTGCTCGAGCTGGTACGTGCGACGCCGACGATGACCGGTGCCGATCTGGCGCGCGAAGTGACCACCGGCGCCCCCTACGACGCGGGTGACGCGGACGCGCCGTTCCGGGTCGTGGCCTACGACTTCGGCATCAAGCGCAACATCCTGCGCCTGCTGACGGATGCGGGTTGCGCCGTGCGGGTCGTGCCGGCCACCACGCCCGCCAACGAGGTGCTGGCGCACGAGCCGAACGGCGTGTTCTGCTCGAACGGACCGGGTGACCCGGCGGCCGTGACGTACGGCATCGCGGCCATCGCCGATCTGCTCGCGGAGCGGACGCCGGTGTTCGGCATCTGCCTGGGCCACCAGCTGCTGGGGCACGCCGTCGGTGCAACGACCTACAAGCTGCCGTTCGGCCACCGGGGCACCAACCAGCCCGTGCGCAACGCCGCGCGCCGCTCCGTGGAGATCTCGACGCACAACCATGGCTTCGCGGTCGACGTCGACTCCCTGGACGGGGCGGACCGGTTCGGGCGCGTGACGGCGTCACATGTCAACCTCAACGACGGGGTCAACGAGGGACTGCTGTGCCGTGACGTGCCGGCGTTCAGCGTCCAGTACCACCCCGAGGCCGCGCCGGGGCCCCACGACGGGCGCTACCTGTTCACCCAGTTCACCGACCTGATGCGTCGCTGTGGCCGCAGCCCGGTCGGCACCGGCGCGAGGGGGCACGACGATGCCGGCGCGTAG
- the carB gene encoding carbamoyl-phosphate synthase large subunit — protein MPARSDIDTILILGSGPIVIGQACEFDYSGAQACKVLRREGYRVVLVNSNPATIMTDPAFADATYVEPLTVDMVTKVIAREVEGESERRRAGGRGSAGAGERQRAGGRGSGRHRLALLPTLGGQTGLNVAMDLADAGVLDRYGVEPIGAGLESISLAEDRRKFAEAMGEIGLEVARSGEARDLATARELARQMGFPVLVRSSFTLGGAGSGVAGDWDTFERLVAEGLDASPITQVQIDESLLGWKEYELEVMRDHADNCVVVCTIENLDAMGVHTGDSITVAPAMTLSDVEFQQLRNASFAVMRKIGVETGGSNVQFAIDPATGRIRVVEMNPRVSRSSALASKATGFPIAKIAAQLAVGYRLDEIGNDITGETLAAFEPSIDYVVTKIPRFNLEKFAGVDPTLTTRMKSVGEVMAIGRTFTESLGKALRSLEDGTVGLVGANDERTDDELADALRTPTPTRLHDADAALTRGWESARVAALTGYDPWFCDQLAQIVQLRRALRACETLANVDAWLLRRAKRTGFGDAMIAGLFGVDEAAVRRRRRELGVVPVFKTVDTCAAEFAASTPYHYSTYEDTTEVRHSDRPRVMILGSGPNRIGQGIEFDYCCVHAVQALSEAGYETIMVNCNPETVSTDYDTADRLYFEPLTVEDVLAVHDAEVAAGGGDIGVLVQFGGQTPLKLAHALEAEGVRILGTAPEAIDRAEDRGRFGALLADLTIPQPEGGIATSHDDALAVARRIGFPVLLRPSYVLGGRAMAITYDDEQLRDWLEANAAEGAVLVDRFLESAVELDVDAVYDGAEVFVGGITEHIEEAGVHSGDSACVLPPFTLGRAQLALLREQTREIAHALGTRGLINIQFALRDDVALVLEANPRASRTTPFVSKATGVPLAKLAARVMVGATLAELRDEGMAPPLDMVTAAPLGYTAVKEAVLPFNRFPGVDTRLGPEMRSTGEVMGIDANFGVAFAKSQAGTGAMVLPEKGTVFVSIANRDKRALIFPVKRLAELGFNIVATEGTAATLRRSGVDAQVVAKYLEARVHGGTSIVDRIEAGEVDLVFNTPRGGIGPRADGYEIRTAAVRHGVPCITTLSGILAAIQGIEALRVGGVGVRSLQEFHTEARTALGVEAR, from the coding sequence ATGCCGGCGCGTAGCGACATCGACACGATCCTCATCCTCGGCTCGGGCCCGATCGTCATCGGTCAGGCCTGCGAGTTCGACTACTCGGGCGCGCAGGCCTGCAAGGTGCTGCGCCGTGAGGGCTACCGGGTCGTCCTGGTCAACTCGAACCCGGCGACGATCATGACCGACCCGGCGTTCGCCGACGCGACCTACGTCGAGCCCCTGACGGTCGACATGGTCACCAAGGTCATCGCACGTGAGGTCGAGGGCGAGAGCGAGCGCCGGCGAGCCGGTGGGCGGGGATCTGCGGGTGCGGGCGAGCGCCAGCGAGCCGGTGGGCGGGGATCTGGTAGGCACCGCCTGGCGCTGCTGCCGACGCTGGGCGGCCAGACCGGGTTGAACGTGGCGATGGACCTCGCCGACGCGGGTGTGCTCGACCGGTACGGCGTCGAACCGATCGGCGCGGGCCTCGAGAGCATCTCGCTGGCCGAGGACCGCCGCAAGTTCGCCGAGGCCATGGGTGAGATCGGGCTGGAGGTCGCGCGGTCGGGCGAGGCCCGCGACCTTGCGACCGCCCGCGAGTTGGCGCGTCAGATGGGCTTCCCGGTGCTCGTGCGCTCGTCGTTCACGCTGGGCGGTGCCGGCAGCGGGGTGGCCGGGGACTGGGACACGTTCGAGCGTCTGGTGGCCGAGGGCCTCGACGCGAGCCCGATCACCCAGGTGCAGATCGACGAGTCGCTGCTGGGGTGGAAGGAGTATGAGCTGGAGGTGATGCGTGACCACGCCGACAACTGCGTGGTCGTGTGCACCATCGAGAACCTCGACGCGATGGGTGTGCACACGGGTGACTCGATCACCGTCGCGCCGGCGATGACGCTGTCGGATGTCGAGTTCCAGCAGTTGCGCAACGCGTCGTTCGCGGTGATGCGCAAGATCGGTGTCGAGACCGGCGGTAGCAACGTGCAGTTCGCGATCGACCCGGCGACCGGCCGGATCCGGGTCGTGGAGATGAACCCGAGGGTCTCGCGGTCGAGTGCCCTGGCGTCGAAGGCGACGGGGTTCCCGATCGCCAAGATCGCCGCCCAGCTGGCCGTGGGCTACCGCCTCGACGAGATCGGCAACGACATCACCGGTGAGACGCTCGCCGCGTTCGAGCCGTCGATCGACTACGTCGTCACGAAGATCCCGCGGTTCAACCTCGAGAAGTTCGCCGGTGTCGACCCGACGCTGACCACGCGGATGAAGAGCGTCGGCGAGGTCATGGCGATCGGCCGGACGTTCACCGAGTCGCTGGGCAAGGCGCTGCGCTCGCTCGAGGACGGCACGGTCGGCCTGGTGGGCGCCAACGACGAGCGGACCGACGACGAGCTCGCCGACGCGCTGCGCACGCCCACGCCGACGCGGCTCCACGACGCCGACGCGGCGCTCACACGCGGATGGGAGTCCGCGCGCGTCGCGGCGTTGACCGGCTACGACCCCTGGTTCTGCGATCAGCTCGCCCAGATCGTCCAGCTGCGACGTGCGCTGCGGGCGTGTGAGACCCTGGCGAACGTCGACGCATGGCTGTTGCGACGCGCCAAGCGCACCGGCTTCGGTGACGCGATGATCGCCGGCCTGTTCGGCGTGGACGAGGCGGCCGTGCGCCGCCGCCGCCGTGAGCTGGGCGTGGTGCCGGTGTTCAAGACCGTGGACACCTGCGCCGCCGAGTTCGCCGCGTCCACGCCCTACCACTACTCGACGTACGAGGACACCACCGAGGTCCGCCACAGCGACCGCCCACGGGTCATGATCCTGGGCTCCGGCCCGAACCGCATCGGGCAGGGGATCGAGTTCGACTACTGCTGCGTCCATGCCGTGCAGGCCCTGTCCGAGGCCGGCTACGAGACCATCATGGTCAACTGCAACCCCGAGACGGTGTCGACGGACTACGACACCGCCGACCGCCTGTACTTCGAGCCGCTAACGGTGGAGGACGTGCTGGCCGTCCACGACGCCGAGGTGGCGGCCGGCGGCGGGGACATCGGGGTGCTGGTCCAGTTCGGCGGACAGACGCCGCTGAAGCTGGCGCACGCGCTGGAGGCCGAGGGCGTGCGCATCCTGGGCACGGCTCCGGAGGCGATCGACCGGGCCGAGGACCGCGGCAGGTTCGGCGCGCTGCTCGCAGACCTGACGATCCCGCAGCCCGAGGGCGGCATCGCGACCTCGCACGACGACGCGCTGGCCGTCGCGCGGCGCATCGGCTTCCCCGTGCTGCTGCGACCCTCCTACGTGCTGGGCGGCCGCGCGATGGCGATCACCTACGACGACGAGCAGTTGCGTGACTGGCTCGAGGCCAATGCCGCCGAGGGCGCCGTGCTGGTCGACAGGTTTCTCGAGTCGGCGGTCGAGCTCGACGTCGACGCGGTCTACGACGGCGCCGAGGTCTTCGTCGGCGGCATCACCGAGCACATCGAGGAGGCCGGAGTGCACTCTGGCGACTCGGCGTGCGTGCTGCCGCCGTTCACGCTGGGTCGCGCGCAGCTGGCGCTGCTGCGCGAGCAGACGCGCGAGATCGCGCACGCGCTGGGGACGCGCGGTCTGATCAACATCCAGTTCGCCCTGCGCGACGACGTGGCGCTGGTGCTGGAGGCCAACCCCAGGGCGTCGCGCACGACGCCGTTCGTCTCCAAGGCGACGGGTGTCCCGCTGGCGAAGCTGGCGGCTCGGGTGATGGTCGGAGCGACGCTCGCGGAACTGCGCGACGAGGGGATGGCGCCACCGCTGGACATGGTCACGGCGGCGCCGCTGGGCTACACGGCCGTGAAGGAGGCGGTGCTGCCGTTCAACCGCTTCCCGGGCGTCGACACGCGCCTGGGTCCGGAGATGCGCTCGACCGGTGAGGTCATGGGCATCGACGCCAACTTCGGCGTCGCGTTCGCCAAGAGCCAGGCGGGCACCGGCGCGATGGTGCTGCCCGAGAAGGGCACGGTCTTCGTCTCGATCGCGAACCGTGACAAGCGGGCGCTGATCTTCCCGGTCAAGCGCCTCGCCGAGCTGGGCTTCAACATCGTGGCGACGGAGGGCACCGCAGCCACGCTGCGCCGCAGCGGCGTCGACGCGCAGGTGGTGGCCAAGTACCTGGAGGCGCGGGTCCACGGCGGGACGTCGATCGTCGATCGCATCGAGGCCGGGGAGGTGGACCTGGTGTTCAACACGCCCCGCGGTGGCATCGGCCCCCGCGCGGACGGCTACGAGATCCGGACCGCCGCGGTGCGCCACGGGGTGCCATGCATCACAACGCTCTCGGGCATCCTGGCCGCCATCCAGGGCATCGAGGCCCTGCGCGTCGGTGGGGTCGGCGTACGCAGCCTCCAGGAGTTCCACACCGAGGCGCGGACGGCGCTGGGCGTCGAGGCCCGCTGA
- a CDS encoding dihydroorotate dehydrogenase electron transfer subunit → MTGTVDVTTGALVARRPVGAYHALSIAAPAIAANAAPGQFVSVGVDAADTVLRRPFAIAGVDTGAGTIELVMAVVGAGTAWLASRPVSTPLDIVGPLGTSFVPPERPARCLLVGGGYGVAPLAWSASRLAAGGNAVELLNGARTASVLYPVAPRPGQVTIHEVTQDGSRGATGLVTDALRARLADHPGQHDGTPTVVHACGPMPMLVAVAGVCAAHDVACQVAVEEHMGCSIGVCMTCVVPTVAGNVRSCIDGPVLDAARIEWTSVLGRRSGPTARATSTNRGDHAGSGRP, encoded by the coding sequence ATGACCGGCACGGTCGACGTCACGACCGGCGCGCTCGTCGCGCGCCGTCCGGTCGGCGCCTACCACGCGTTGTCGATCGCGGCGCCGGCCATCGCGGCCAACGCCGCGCCGGGCCAGTTCGTCAGCGTGGGAGTCGACGCGGCGGACACCGTGCTGCGTCGTCCGTTCGCCATCGCAGGCGTCGACACCGGCGCCGGCACCATCGAACTGGTCATGGCCGTCGTCGGAGCCGGCACCGCATGGCTGGCGTCCCGACCGGTCTCGACGCCACTGGACATCGTAGGACCGCTGGGCACCAGTTTCGTCCCGCCGGAACGACCGGCGCGCTGTCTGCTCGTCGGCGGTGGGTACGGGGTGGCGCCACTGGCCTGGTCGGCGTCCCGGCTCGCAGCCGGCGGCAACGCGGTGGAACTGCTCAACGGCGCGCGCACCGCGTCCGTGCTGTACCCCGTCGCCCCGCGGCCGGGGCAGGTCACCATCCACGAGGTGACCCAGGACGGCAGCCGGGGCGCCACGGGCCTGGTCACTGACGCGTTGCGTGCCCGGCTGGCCGACCATCCGGGTCAGCACGACGGAACGCCGACCGTGGTGCACGCCTGCGGACCGATGCCGATGCTCGTCGCCGTCGCCGGGGTGTGCGCCGCCCATGACGTCGCCTGCCAGGTGGCCGTCGAAGAGCACATGGGCTGTTCGATCGGGGTGTGCATGACGTGCGTCGTGCCCACCGTCGCCGGCAACGTCCGCTCCTGCATCGACGGACCGGTGCTCGACGCCGCTCGCATCGAGTGGACGTCGGTGCTCGGCCGTCGATCGGGACCGACGGCACGGGCGACGTCCACGAACCGCGGCGACCACGCCGGGAGTGGGCGGCCGTGA
- a CDS encoding dihydroorotate dehydrogenase, protein MSVDLAVELGPLRLRNPIMTASGCFASGREMARFFPLSTLGAMVTKSVTLEPREGLPTPRMAETPAGMLNAIGLQNPGVDVWLERDLPWLAARDVPVIASIAARTVDEYGLLAKRLRDVPGLAALEVNISCPNVEDRGIVFSCRTGPTGEAIAAVTSTVDLPVFAKLTPDVTDIAIIAAAAVDAGATGVSLINTLLGMAIDVEARRPRLAAGTGGLSGPAIRPVAVRAVHQVHSALGPVPIIGLGGVRTASDVLEMVMAGASAVAIGTATFADPLAIPRAVEDLETWLADHDEPSIAGLRGAVSDGGR, encoded by the coding sequence GTGAGCGTCGATCTGGCCGTCGAGCTCGGACCGCTGCGACTGCGCAACCCGATCATGACCGCCAGCGGCTGTTTCGCCAGTGGGCGCGAGATGGCGCGCTTCTTCCCGCTGTCCACGCTCGGGGCGATGGTGACCAAGTCGGTGACCCTCGAGCCCCGGGAGGGTCTGCCGACGCCGAGGATGGCCGAGACCCCGGCGGGCATGCTCAACGCAATCGGCTTGCAGAACCCCGGTGTCGACGTCTGGCTCGAGCGCGATCTGCCGTGGCTGGCCGCCCGGGACGTTCCCGTGATCGCCAGCATCGCGGCACGCACCGTCGACGAGTACGGGTTGCTCGCCAAGCGCCTCCGCGACGTGCCGGGCCTCGCTGCGCTCGAGGTCAACATCTCGTGTCCGAATGTCGAGGACCGTGGCATCGTCTTCTCGTGCCGGACCGGCCCGACGGGCGAGGCGATCGCGGCCGTCACCTCCACCGTCGACCTGCCAGTCTTCGCCAAGCTGACGCCGGACGTCACGGACATCGCGATCATCGCGGCGGCGGCGGTCGACGCGGGCGCGACCGGCGTGAGCCTGATCAACACCCTGCTCGGCATGGCGATCGACGTCGAGGCACGTCGCCCGAGGCTGGCGGCAGGGACCGGCGGACTGTCGGGTCCCGCGATCCGGCCGGTCGCAGTGCGCGCCGTCCACCAGGTGCACAGCGCACTCGGTCCCGTGCCGATCATCGGGCTCGGTGGCGTGCGTACCGCGTCCGACGTCCTCGAGATGGTCATGGCGGGAGCCAGCGCCGTGGCGATCGGAACGGCCACCTTCGCCGACCCGCTGGCCATCCCCCGCGCCGTCGAGGACCTCGAGACCTGGCTGGCTGACCACGACGAGCCGTCGATCGCCGGGCTGCGCGGCGCCGTGTCGGACGGAGGCCGGTGA
- the pyrF gene encoding orotidine-5'-phosphate decarboxylase codes for MAPARIAVALDTDDEARLTTLAAAVADEVDVLKIGLQALLSLGPRAIGLAAAHAPVFCDAKLHDIPHTVAGAARAAAAHGAAMLTVHAGGGAAMVAAAVDAAPDVDILAVTVLTSIDDDELSALGVGGAARLVPRLASRAVAAGAAGIVCAGDEVATVRETVGGDVTLVVPGVRPEGAAMHDQARVVTPRAAVEAGADLLVIGRAVTTAADPAAAVRLIRRQIAATSSVGGASRP; via the coding sequence ATGGCACCCGCGCGAATCGCCGTGGCGTTGGACACAGACGACGAGGCGCGCCTGACCACGCTCGCCGCGGCGGTCGCCGACGAGGTCGATGTGCTGAAGATCGGCCTGCAGGCGCTGCTGTCGCTGGGGCCGCGCGCCATCGGTCTGGCGGCGGCGCACGCGCCGGTCTTCTGCGACGCCAAGCTGCATGACATCCCGCACACCGTCGCGGGTGCGGCACGCGCCGCCGCCGCGCACGGCGCCGCCATGCTGACCGTGCATGCCGGCGGTGGCGCGGCCATGGTCGCCGCCGCCGTCGATGCCGCGCCGGACGTCGACATCCTCGCGGTCACCGTCCTGACGAGCATCGACGATGACGAGCTGTCGGCGCTCGGCGTCGGTGGGGCGGCGCGACTGGTGCCCCGTCTCGCGTCCCGTGCGGTGGCGGCGGGTGCAGCCGGTATCGTGTGCGCTGGAGACGAAGTTGCGACGGTGCGTGAGACCGTCGGCGGCGACGTGACACTCGTCGTGCCGGGCGTCCGGCCGGAGGGAGCAGCGATGCATGATCAGGCTCGTGTCGTGACGCCGCGGGCGGCGGTCGAGGCGGGCGCGGACCTGCTGGTCATCGGACGCGCGGTCACGACCGCGGCCGACCCGGCCGCAGCTGTCCGCCTCATCCGTCGGCAGATCGCGGCGACGTCGTCGGTCGGCGGGGCGTCACGGCCGTGA
- the pyrE gene encoding orotate phosphoribosyltransferase, translating into MTRERLARRIRARSHLTGHFVLRSGATSTEYFDKYLFESDPPLLWDIAEAMAPLVPDDIDALAGLELGGVPLAVVLSQVTGLPTRFVRKEAKTYGTARFAEGGAVDRLRLVIVEDVITTGGQVRASAGDLRELGAIVDQVVCVIDREAGGAQKLAEDDLKLSALFTASEL; encoded by the coding sequence GTGACACGGGAACGCCTCGCCCGGCGGATCCGCGCACGGTCGCACCTGACCGGGCACTTCGTGCTGCGTTCGGGTGCGACCAGCACCGAATACTTCGACAAGTACCTCTTCGAATCGGATCCCCCGCTGCTGTGGGACATCGCCGAGGCGATGGCCCCGCTGGTCCCCGACGACATCGACGCGTTGGCCGGCCTCGAGCTCGGCGGTGTGCCGTTGGCCGTCGTGCTGTCGCAGGTCACCGGGCTGCCGACGCGCTTCGTGCGCAAGGAAGCGAAGACCTACGGGACCGCCCGGTTCGCCGAGGGTGGTGCGGTCGACCGACTGCGGCTGGTCATCGTGGAGGACGTCATCACGACCGGCGGCCAGGTCCGGGCGTCCGCCGGCGACCTTCGTGAACTCGGCGCGATCGTCGACCAGGTCGTGTGCGTGATCGACCGTGAAGCCGGCGGTGCACAGAAGCTCGCCGAGGACGATCTCAAGTTGTCGGCGCTGTTCACCGCCAGCGAGCTGTAG
- the mihF gene encoding integration host factor, actinobacterial type produces MPLPELDDDARREALNKAAEARKLRAEMKQRLKAGEIHLGEVLARADDDEVIAKTRVSEVLESMPKVGRVRARRLMERLDISPSRRLRGLGVNQRERLLAEFSGQ; encoded by the coding sequence ATGCCGTTGCCCGAACTCGATGACGACGCCCGGCGAGAGGCGCTCAACAAGGCTGCGGAGGCACGCAAGCTCCGTGCCGAGATGAAGCAGCGGCTGAAGGCGGGTGAGATCCACCTCGGAGAAGTGCTCGCGCGAGCTGACGACGACGAGGTGATCGCCAAGACCCGGGTGTCCGAGGTGCTGGAGTCGATGCCGAAGGTCGGCCGGGTGCGGGCCCGGCGGCTGATGGAACGTCTCGACATCTCGCCGTCGCGACGCCTGCGCGGCCTCGGCGTCAACCAGCGGGAGCGGCTGCTCGCCGAGTTCTCCGGGCAGTGA